One bacterium genomic window, AAGATGACGGAAGAGGGCGTCAACAGCCTCCTGCCCATGACTCAGTACTACAACCATTCCGGCCAGCCGGTGGAGCGCCGGCGCCTTCCTGCGGAGCTGTACCGAGGCTACTCGGCCTTCAACCCCAACAGCCCCTTGGTGCTGCCGCCGCGGGTCCCGGATACGGTGCGGCGGGCCTTGCAGGGCGATTTCGCCGGAATCGATGCCGGCCGCTTGCGCCGGGCCTTGGCCCAGCGCTCGGAAACGGCGATGAACCGGCTCGATCAGCAATTGCGCATTCTCGACCGATTCCGCCGGGCCGGCGATCGCTCGTCCGAGCAGGCCGCCCGAGAGTACGAGCTTACCTTGCGCTTGATCGCCGCGATGAAGGAGGGCGAGCCGCTGCGCGTCGCCCGAAGCCCGATCATCCGCCCACCCTATGGGAATATGTTCGTCATCCGGATGGCCGGCGACTCCGAGAGTCCCAACGTCTACCGGGCCTACATTCGGGTCGACGGCCAGCGGGTGATGGACCGGATCACCCAGCTCGGGGCCTTCCTGCGCAGCTTCCCCGAAGGCAGCCGCCTGCTCACCGAGGTCAACGTCGAAGGCCTCGATCCGCTGGAGCACGCCCGGGAGCGAGCCGAGCTCGAGATGACTTTGCGCAGCATCCTCGATTCCTATCAAAGGGTCCGGCCCAATGACCGCTTGGCCCTGATGCTGGGCGACACCCGGATCATTGCCGAGCGCCGCGAGCGGGAGGGGCCCAACCGCGCTTACTTCGATGAGCTGGGACCGCTGGTCGAGCGGCTGCGCCGCTCCTTACCGCCGGGCCAGCACGTTTCGCCCCAGTCGGTTCGGAACACCGGTCAGGCCCACGGCGGCTTGATCGAGAATTTCCTGCAGAGCAATCCCGGTTGGCCGATGCTGTTGGGCTATTTCGGCGGCCCGGTCAGCCAAGGCATCAAATCGGCGCTGACTCGGCCGGAGCGGGGGACATTGATCGGGATATACTCCGGCGGCCAGATGATCGACTCCTTCTCGGTCTTTCGCGGGCGGGACAATCGGCCGATGGTGCTGAATCACGGCTTGATGAGCCGGCTCAAGAGCCTTTACCCGGACGAGCCGGCCTATCAGGGAATCAACTCCATTCATTTCTACGAAGGCATGCGGCTCGATCCCTTCCTGCGCGACTATGAACGCTATGCCGCCAGCACCGGCCATGCGGACTTGAATTATCGTTTGATCAATCTGCGATCGATGCCGCTGGAAGAAGCCCTGACCGGCAGGGTCGAGGGCGTGAATCCGGCACTGCTCCGCCTCTATCTGGAGGGCGATTCGCCGAATTCCAGCCGCGAAGCGATGTTCCAAGAGCTGGCCCCGCTTTACGAAAGGCCCTTCGGCGAAGTCGAAGCCGAGACCGCGGCGATCCTCCAGCGCCGACTCGAGCCCTTCTACCAGGAGCATGCCGCGTGGATCGATCAGTTCCCGCTCTTCAAGCTCTTCCAGCGGCGGCGCAACGCCCTCGCTTTCCTGATGCGCAACGGCGAATCGTCCGACCATGAATAAGCAAGATCAATGATGGTGGTGGATTCGGTCGGCGTGATGCTGCCGGAATATCTCCTCGGACCGGTGGGCCAGGTCCTTGCTCTCGGCATGGACCATCACCAAGACCTCGCCTTGACGGAGCCCGTCGTCGATCCGCTTGGCCTGCTCCTCGGTGAAGCCGGCCGAAAAGAGGCTGGCGCCGATGCCGCCGGCGGCGGCGATGATGGCCACGATCGGACCGGCCGCGAGCAGTCCGGCGCCGGCGGCGATCATGGCCGCGGTGGCGGTGAGGCCGGCGACGACGGCGCCGAAGATCCCGCCGAACTTGCCGGCCCGCACCGACTCCTCGTGGAGGAAGTCGCTGCCGACCATCCTGACCAATTCTTCCTTGTCGTAGGCCTCCTCGCTGAGGATGAGGCTGACGTCGCCGGCCGTGAGGGGCAGGGGCGAAAGGGCCTCCATGGCGGCCCGGGCTTGGTCGGCGTTGGGGAAAAGAGCGAGAACGGTGGTTTCATGAGGGTGACGTTTCATCTTCTTCCCTCCATATTTCCCTCCCCCCTCGTGGGGGAGGGTGCCCGTAGGGCGGGAGAGGGGGGAGGGCACAAGCAGCATCTTCGCTTGCCATGCCCCCTCTCCCGGTTCGCCTTCGGCGAACCGGCCTCTCCCGCAAGGGGGAGAGGTCAAAGCCAAATTTTAGCGCCGGCTTGCCTCGGCGTCCAAGCCAATTTATAGATCTCCCATGTCCGAAAACCCGGCTTTATACATAGTTGACGGCTCGTCCTACATTTTCCGCGCTTACTTCGCGATCCGCCACCTGAGCAATTCCAAGGGGCTCCCGACCAACGCGATCTACGGTTTCACCCAGATGCTGCTCAAGCTGATCAAGGACGAGAAGCCCGAATATCTCCTGATGGTCTTCGACTCCAAGGAGCCCAGCTTCCGCAAGAACGACTACGCCGAGTACAAGGCCAACCGCGAGGTCCCGCCCGACGATTTGGCCCCTCAATTCGACTACATCAAGAAAGTCGTCGAGGTGCTCAACATTCCCCAGATCGAGATCCCGGGCTATGAGGCCGATGACATCATCGCGACGGTGGCCAAGAAGATCATCCCCAAGGAGCAGCCGGTCGTCATCGTGACCGGCGACAAGGATTTGATGCAGCTGGTGAACGGCCACATCGTCCTGCTCGACACGATGAAGGACAAGCGGATCGATGAAGCCGGGGTTTTGGAGAAGTTCGGCGTGCGGCCCGATCAAGTGATCGACGTCCTGGGGCTGATGGGCGATTCCAGCGACAACATTCCCGGAGTCCCCGGCGTCGGCCCCAAAACGGCCAGCCAATGGATTCAAAAGTACGGGAATTTGGAAGGGGTCTACGAGCATCTCGGCGAGATTCCGGGCAAGAAAGGGCAGGACCTCCAGACTTACCGGGACCAGGCCTTTCTTTCGCGAAAATTGGCGACTCTCCACGAGGACGTTCCCTTTAAGCTGGTCTTCGAGGATCTGCGCTGCCGGGATCCGAATTCCGAGGAATGTCGAAAGCTGTTCAGCGAGCTGGAATTCCACGCCTTGGCCAAGGAATACGGAGGCTCCGGGGCCCCGGCGCCGGCCAAGGCGGCCGGCCTTTCCACCGAAGGTTACCGCTTGGTCAGCCAGGCCGCCGAGCTCGAAAAGTTTCTGGAGCGGATCCAGTCCGCCAAATCCTTCGCCTTCGACACCGAGACCGATTCGTTGGACCCGCTCAAGGCCAAATTAGTGGGGCTTTCTTTCGCCTTGGCGCCGGGCGAAGCCTATTATCTGGCGCTGGGCCATGCCGGAGCCGAGAGCCAATTGCCGTTGGAGCCGACCTTGGAGCAGCTCAAGCCCCTGCTCGAGGATGCCGCGATTCCAAAGGTCGCTCAGCATTTCAAATACGATGCCCAAGTTCTGTTGAGCTATGGGATCCATGTCCGGGGCCTGGAGTTCGACACGATGTTGGCGTCCTACCTCCTGGACCCTTCGCAAAGCCCCAAGCTCGATAACTTGGCCAGCCGCTATCTCGATCACAAGATGATCGCCTTCGAGGACGTGGTGCCCAAGGGCCAAAACTTCTCGCAGGTCGGGCTGAAGGAAGCCAGCGCCTACAGCTGTGAAGATGCCGACGTGACTTGGCGGATGGCCGAGCTCTTTCGCGGGAAATTGGAATCGGAAGGCCTACTCAAGCTCTGCCGGGAAATCGAAATTCCCCTGACTTTGGTCCTGGGCCGGATGGAGCGCCAAGGCATCAAGCTCGATTTGGACTTCCTGAGGAATCTCCAAACCGAGTTCGGCGACCGGATTCAGCGGCAAGAGGTCAAGATCCATGAGCTGGCCGGCGGGCCTTTCAACATTCAGTCGCCCAAGCAGCTCGGCGCCGTCCTGTTCGAGAAGCTGGGCTTGCCGGTCCAACGGAAGACCAAGACCGGCTATTCGACCGACGTCGAGGTGCTCTCGGAGTTGGCCAAGCTCCACGAGCTTCCGAAGGAAATCTTGGAATATCGATCCTTGACCAAGCTGAAGTCGACCTACGTCGACAACTTGCTCGCCATCGCCGATCCGGCGACCCACCGGGTCCACACCAATTTCAACCAGACCATCGCCGAGACCGGCCGCCTGTCCAGCGCCGATCCCAACCTCCAAAATATCCCGATCCGCAGCGAGGACGGAGCCAAGATTCGCCGGGCTTTCATCGCCGACACCGGATTTCGCTTGATGAGCGCCGATTACTCGCAGATCGAGCTCCGGGTCTTGGCCGAGCTGTCGGGCGACTCGGCCCTGCGCCATGCCTTCGCCGAGGACTTGGACGTCCACCGGATGACGGCTTCCAGCATTTACGGCGTGCCCGAAGCCCAGGTGACGCCGGCCATGCGCGGCGCCGGCAAGACGGTCAATTTCGCCGTGGTCTACGGCCAGGGCCCCTTCGGTCTTTCGGCCCAACTTGGGGTCACCCAACAAGAAGCGAAGCGATACATTGACCAATACTTCGCCAAGTATTCGGGAGTCCGCGATTATAAGGAAAAGGTCTTGGCCGGTGCCCGCGAGAAGAAGGAAGTCCGCACCCTGATGGGGCGCCGCCGCTTCGTGCCCGAGATCGAAGGCCGCAACACCATCGCCCGCAACCTGGCCGAGCGGATCGCCTTCAACACCGTCATCCAGGGAACCGCCGCCGACATCATCAAGAAGGCGATGGTCGACATCGCGGCCGAGATGGACCGAAAGGGCCTCGGCTCGCGCTTGCTGCTGCAAGTCCACGACGAGCTGATCTTCGAAGTGAAGGCCGAGGAGATCGACGCGATGCGCGACTTGGTCCGGCAAGGCATGGAGCAGGCGGTTCCCTTCCAAGTGCCGCTCAAGGTCGAGATCGGGGTCGGCGCGAATTGGGCCGAGGCCCATTAAACAATTCTTGCCAATCCGAGTCGCTCGGTCTTTTATGGACCTTCCTAAAACTCATTTCGCGAGGTGCTTTCCATGAAAAAACCTTGGACATTGATCAGTCTGACCTTCCTTTGGCTCGTCTCGGCTCAGGCCGCGGCGCAAACCGTGGCGATCATGGGGGCGCCGGCGACTCCGGAATGGAACGACGAGGTCCAATCCAAGCTTCAAGGAACCGGCCTCTTCGATGCCGTCGATGTCTTCAATATCGAGGACGCGACTCCGACCCTCGACGAAATGAATGGCTATTGTGGAATTCTGGCCTACACCGACACCGGTCCCCTCGATTCGGTCGCCTTTGGCGACAACCTCGCCGATTACGTCGATGGCGGCGGCGGAGTCGTGGCCGCCGTCTTCGCGGTCGCCGATGTTCCCTGGACCGGGCGCTTCGATGCCGACAATTATTGGGTCATCGATCCCGCCAACGAGGGCGGCGGCGGCCAGGCGACTTTGGGAACCATCTTCGTCCCCGATCATCCGATCCTGGCCGGCGTGACCAGCTTCGACGGCGGGGAGTCCAGCTATCGGCCCGATGACGGGCTTCATCCCGAGGCCGTCCGCATCGCTGATTGGAGCGGCGGCACCGATCCCTTGGTTGCCACCCGCTTGATCAACGGGGTGCGCCGGGCCGACCTCGGATTTTTCCCCCCTTCGACCGATTCGCGCGACGACTTCTGGGTGGCGAGCACCGACGGCGCCTTGCTGATGGCCAACGCCTTGCTTTGGGTTTGCGCCGGCTCGGTCGACTTGTCTTTGACGAAATCGGCCTCGCCCAGCCCGGCCACGGTGGGAACGAACCTGGTTTATACCTTGGCGGTGACCAATCGGGGGCCGGGCGACGCGACCGGAGTGCAGCTAATCGATACCTTGCCCGACTCGGTGAGCTTCGTTTCGGCGAGTCCCGAGGGCCTCTGCTCCGGCGCCGGCTCGACCGTCACCTGCGATTTGGGGGATTTGGCCGCCAACGCCTCGACCAACGTCACTTTGACGGTCTTGCCCAATTCCAGCGGCATCGTCACCAACACCGCCTCGGTGACGGCCGACCAAGACGAGGACAATCCCGACGATAACACCGCGACGGTGGAAACGACCGTGAACCCGGCCCCGCTCAATCCCGAGATTTCCGGCGGGGGCTGCTCGCTGGCGGTTCGCCGTTAAGGCTCGAAGCGTTCCCCAGCATCAGCCGCAGGCATTGCCGGATCTGCTTGCGGGCCGCCACTCGGTCCTTGCTGAAGGTCCGGACCGGCGCGAAGATGCCGAACTTCATCGCCGAAGCCCAGACGTCCTCACTGCGGCCGTATTCCAAATAATAGGCGCCGCCGGGAGTGGAATAATGGGTCGCCGAGCCCCGCGGCAAATAGTGGACTCCGCCGGGGCCGAGCTCGACATTGGCGTCGTAGCCGGTCTCCGATTCGGAGCGCTGCTTTCCATCCAATAGGAAATCCCAGACGTCCATCCGCCGGTAGCGGCCGGATGGGCCCTCGCTACCGATCGCGGTCCAATAGAAAATCAAATACTCCTTGCGCGAACAATAGAGGACTTGGATTTTTCCGGTGACGGTGCCGGCATAGTTGAAAGTCGGCTCGGGCAG contains:
- the polA gene encoding DNA polymerase I, with amino-acid sequence MSENPALYIVDGSSYIFRAYFAIRHLSNSKGLPTNAIYGFTQMLLKLIKDEKPEYLLMVFDSKEPSFRKNDYAEYKANREVPPDDLAPQFDYIKKVVEVLNIPQIEIPGYEADDIIATVAKKIIPKEQPVVIVTGDKDLMQLVNGHIVLLDTMKDKRIDEAGVLEKFGVRPDQVIDVLGLMGDSSDNIPGVPGVGPKTASQWIQKYGNLEGVYEHLGEIPGKKGQDLQTYRDQAFLSRKLATLHEDVPFKLVFEDLRCRDPNSEECRKLFSELEFHALAKEYGGSGAPAPAKAAGLSTEGYRLVSQAAELEKFLERIQSAKSFAFDTETDSLDPLKAKLVGLSFALAPGEAYYLALGHAGAESQLPLEPTLEQLKPLLEDAAIPKVAQHFKYDAQVLLSYGIHVRGLEFDTMLASYLLDPSQSPKLDNLASRYLDHKMIAFEDVVPKGQNFSQVGLKEASAYSCEDADVTWRMAELFRGKLESEGLLKLCREIEIPLTLVLGRMERQGIKLDLDFLRNLQTEFGDRIQRQEVKIHELAGGPFNIQSPKQLGAVLFEKLGLPVQRKTKTGYSTDVEVLSELAKLHELPKEILEYRSLTKLKSTYVDNLLAIADPATHRVHTNFNQTIAETGRLSSADPNLQNIPIRSEDGAKIRRAFIADTGFRLMSADYSQIELRVLAELSGDSALRHAFAEDLDVHRMTASSIYGVPEAQVTPAMRGAGKTVNFAVVYGQGPFGLSAQLGVTQQEAKRYIDQYFAKYSGVRDYKEKVLAGAREKKEVRTLMGRRRFVPEIEGRNTIARNLAERIAFNTVIQGTAADIIKKAMVDIAAEMDRKGLGSRLLLQVHDELIFEVKAEEIDAMRDLVRQGMEQAVPFQVPLKVEIGVGANWAEAH
- a CDS encoding DUF11 domain-containing protein, with amino-acid sequence MKKPWTLISLTFLWLVSAQAAAQTVAIMGAPATPEWNDEVQSKLQGTGLFDAVDVFNIEDATPTLDEMNGYCGILAYTDTGPLDSVAFGDNLADYVDGGGGVVAAVFAVADVPWTGRFDADNYWVIDPANEGGGGQATLGTIFVPDHPILAGVTSFDGGESSYRPDDGLHPEAVRIADWSGGTDPLVATRLINGVRRADLGFFPPSTDSRDDFWVASTDGALLMANALLWVCAGSVDLSLTKSASPSPATVGTNLVYTLAVTNRGPGDATGVQLIDTLPDSVSFVSASPEGLCSGAGSTVTCDLGDLAANASTNVTLTVLPNSSGIVTNTASVTADQDEDNPDDNTATVETTVNPAPLNPEISGGGCSLAVRR